A region from the Drosophila mauritiana strain mau12 chromosome 2L, ASM438214v1, whole genome shotgun sequence genome encodes:
- the LOC117145614 gene encoding unconventional myosin ID, whose translation MAMQREAGVQDFVLLDQVSMEKFMDNLRKRFQNGSIYTYIGEVCVSMNPYRQMNIYGPETIRKYKGRELFENAPHLFAIADSAYRVLKQRQQDTCILISGESGAGKTEASKIIMKYIAAVTNAQGQNEIERVKNVLIQSNAILETFGNAKTNRNDNSSRFGKYMDIEFDYKADPVGGIITNYLLEKSRVVQQQPGERNFHSFYQLLRGANDNELRQYELQKETGKYHYLNQGSMDILTEKSDYKGTCNAFKTLGFTTDEVQTIWRTIAAVLHLGNVEFQTIEDELVISNKQHLKSAAKLLQVTESELSTALTKRVIAAGGNVMQKDHNATQAEYGKDALAKAIYDRLFTWIISRINRAILFRGSKTQARFNSVIGVLDIYGFEIFDSNSFEQFCINYCNEKLQQLFIELVLKQEQEEYQREGIEWTNIEYFNNKIICDLVEQPHKGIIAIMDEACLSVGKVTDDTLLGAMDKNLSKHPHYTSRQLKPTDKELKHREDFRITHYAGDVIYNINGFIEKNKDTLYQDFKRLLHNSKDANLSEMWPEGAQDIKKTTKRPLTAGTLFQRSMADLVVTLLKKEPFYVRCIKPNDLKSSTVFDEERVEHQVRYLGLLENLRVRRAGFVHRQRYDKFLLRYKMISQYTWPNFRAGSDRDGVRVLIEEKKFAQDVKYGHTKIFIRSPRTLFALEHQRNEMIPHIVTLLQKRVRGWIVRRNFKKMKAAIMIMRAYRAYKLRSYVQELANRFRKAKQMRDYGKSIQWPQPPLAGRKVEAKLHRMFDFWRANMILHKYPRSEWPQLRLQIIAATALAGRRPYWGQARRWVGDYLANVQENSGYEAYSASIKNIRNHLADGETFQQVLFSSFVKKFNHCNKQANRAFIVSDSTIYKLDGIKNKFKDMKRNIKIRELTSISVSPGRDQLIVFHSPKNLDLVFSLHSEYTPLKEDRIGEVVGIVCKKYHDLTGTELRVNVSTNIACRLHGRARIITVEAASNVEVPNFRPKEGNIIFEVPAAYCV comes from the exons ATTCCAAAACGGATCCATCTACACATACATCGGCGAGGTGTGCGTCTCGATGAATCCGTACAGACAGATGAACATCTACGGTCCGGAGACCATTCGCAAGTACAAGGGTCGGGAGCTCTTCGAGAATGCCCCACATTTGTTCGCCATCGCCGATTCCGCCTACAGGGTGCTCAAGCAGCGCCAGCAGGACACCTGCATCCTGATTTCCGGTGAGTCCGGTGCGGGCAAAACGGAGGCCTCCAAGATCATCATGAAGTACATTGCGGCGGTGACTAATGCCCAGGGTCAGAACGAAATCGAGAG AGTCAAGAACGTTCTGATCCAGAGCAATGCGATCCTGGAGACCTTTGGCAACGCCAAGACGAACCGCAACGACAACTCCAGTCGCTTTGGAAAGTACATGGACATCGAGTTCGACTACAAGGCGGATCCCGTGGGTGGCATCATCACCAACTATCTGCTCGAGAAGTCGCGCgtggtgcagcagcagccgggCGAGCGGAACTTCCATAGTTTCTACCAG CTGCTGCGTGGAGCCAACGACAACGAGCTGCGGCAATATGAACTGCAAAAGGAAACGGGCAAGTACCACTACTTGAACCAGGGCAGCATGGACATACTGACGGAGAAGTCCGACTACAAGGGCACCTGCAACGCCTTTAAGACCCTGGGCTTCACCACGGATGAGGTGCAGACCATTTGGCGCACAATTGCCGCTGTCTTGCATCTGGGAAATGTGGAGTTCCAAA CCATTGAGGATGAGCTGGTGATCAGCAACAAGCAACACCTGAAATCCGCGGCCAAGCTGCTTCAGGTCACCGAATCCGAGCTGTCCACGGCACTGACCAAACGGGTCATTGCGGCCGGTGGAAATGTGATGCAGAAGGATCACAACGCCACGCAGGCGGAGTACGGAAAGGATGCTCTGGCCAAGGCCATCTACGACCGTCTCTTCACCTGGATCATCTCCCGCATCAACAGGGCAATCCTATTCCGCGGCAGCAAGACGCAGGCGCGATTCAACTCGGTCATCGGAGTGCTGGACATTTACGGCTTCGAGATCTTCGACAGCAACAGCTTTGAGCAGTTCTGCATCAACTATTGCAACGAGAAATTGCAGCAGTTATTCATAG AACTGGTGCTCAAACAGGAGCAAGAGGAGTACCAGCGTGAGGGCATTGAATGGACCAATATTGAATACTTCAACAACAAG ATCATTTGCGATCTCGTTGAGCAGCCGCACAAGGGCATCATTGCCATCATGGACGAGGCCTGCCTCAGCGTGGGCAAGGTGACGGACGACACACTTCTGGGGGCCATGGACAAGAACCTGAGCAAGCATCCGCACTACACCAGTCGCCAGCTGAAGCCCACGGACAAGGAGCTGAAGCATCGCGAGGATTTCCGTATCACCCACTACGCCGGCGATGTGATCTACAACATCAATGGATTCATCGAGAAGAACAAGGATACGCTGTATCAGGACTTTAAGCGCCTGCTGCACAACTCCAAGGATGCTAACCTGAGCGAGATGTGGCCCGAGGGAGCACAGGATATCAAGAAAACCACCAAGAGACCATTGACAGCCGGCACCTTGTTCCAGAGATCGATGGCTGATCTGGTGGTTACTCTGCTCAAGAAGGAACCCTTCTATGTGCGCTGCATCAAACCCAATGACCTAAAGAGCTCCACAGTTTTCGATGAGGAGCGTGTGGAGCACCAGGTGCGATACCTTGGCCTACTGGAGAACTTACGCGTTCGTCGAGCCGGATTCGTTCATCGCCAACGCTATGATAAGTTCCTGCTCCGCTACAAGATGATCTCGCAGTACACTTGGCCCAATTTCCGTGCGGGAAGCGATCGCGATGGTGTCCGTGTGCTGATCGAGGAGAAGAAGTTCGCCCAGGACGTTAAGTACGGACACACAAAGATCTTTATACGCTCGCCACGCACCCTGTTTGCTCTGGAGCATCAGAGGAACGAGATGATCCCACACATTGTGACGCTGCTGCAAAAGCGAGTGCGTGGATGGATTGTGAGAAGAAACTTTAAGAAGATGAAGGCGGCCATTATGATCATGCGCGCCTATAGGGCCTACAAGCTGCGTAGCTACGTCCAGGAGCTGGCCAACCGCTTCCGGAAAGCCAAGCAGATGCGCGACTACGGCAAGAGCATCCAGTGGCCACAGCCGCCGCTCGCCGGGCGCAAGGTGGAGGCTAAGCTGCACCGTATGTTCGATTTCTGGCGAGCCAACATGATCCTGCACAAATATCCTCGCAGTGAGTGGCCGCAGTTACGCCTGCAGATTATCGCCGCCACTGCGCTGGCCGGAAGACGACCCTATTGGGGTCAAGCCCGCCGCTGGGTGGGTGATTATCTGGCCAACGTGCAGGAAAACAGCGGATATGAGGCCTACAGCGCGAGCATAAAGAACATAAGGAACCACCTCGCCGACGGCGAGACCTTCCAGCAAGTGCTCTTCTCCTCATTCGTCAAGAAGTTCAACCATTGCAACAAACAGGCTAATCGCGCCTTCATCGTTTCTGATTCGACTATCTACAAACTGGACGGTATCAAGAATAAATTTAAGGACATGAAACGAAACATTAAAATTAGGGAG TTGACGTCCATTAGCGTCTCACCCGGCCGGGATCAACTGATCGTCTTCCACTCGCCGAAAAACTTGGATTTGGTGTTTTCCCTGCATAGCGAGTACACGCCCCTCAAGGAAGATCG